In the genome of Acidobacteriota bacterium, one region contains:
- a CDS encoding SdpI family protein: protein MSAIQIIVAVSNFFCAILVSAISWPMVRRRVKPNRLYGFRIAKAFESEENWYAINAWGGRQMILWSLPVALAGVLALTPIVGDSEMRVLIAGLTPLLYIIPCIAGWLYARSL, encoded by the coding sequence ATGAGCGCCATCCAGATCATCGTCGCGGTTTCGAACTTCTTCTGCGCCATCCTGGTCAGCGCCATTTCGTGGCCGATGGTGCGGCGGCGGGTGAAGCCCAATCGCCTCTATGGTTTCCGCATCGCCAAGGCCTTCGAATCGGAGGAGAACTGGTACGCCATCAATGCCTGGGGAGGTCGCCAGATGATCCTCTGGTCGTTGCCGGTGGCCTTGGCCGGTGTCCTCGCCTTGACCCCGATCGTGGGCGACTCCGAGATGCGCGTGTTGATCGCCGGCCTGACGCCGCTGCTCTACATCATCCCGTGCATCGCGGGCTGGCTCTACGCCCGCAGCCTGTGA
- a CDS encoding S8 family serine peptidase, which translates to MPNSAVVPVAVCLALISTTVLAEAPRYRPREPLPKEALPLSAIPQLPRAADSAALQYRLVVKLKDEVEGRARAGKVVSLAGSRLDRLEAVAAEHRLVFSPLLRTDPQKLRDLERRAAERTGVAAADLSSLMVAELPDATPGKLLAAGRALLALPEIEVASLQQLFPPPPADQAPPTPDHVPNQTYRGPDPGIDADYAASQGATGAGIRLADCEYGWTQTHEDLEDRNLNLEAGQTVAADVFTNGWDQHGTAVVGITSGVDNAYGVTGLAPDAEVYTYPEWTDEEGFRRTTAVTNAIADSAVGDVVLLEMQSGGAGGFAPAEFDFGVWLATKTGTDAGVIVVGAAGNGNQDLDSAPYAAYRARGHSGAILVGAGSNNTNHDKLGFSTYGSRVDVQGWGTGVFTLGYGSFASYGGDHPNQSYTATFNGTSSASPFIASAAAILQQVAVQEYGDRLSPQGMRNLLVTTGIPQGSGGNIGPFPDLRAAIDNLTGNGPPTATPESFTGTSDQNLDIPFADLLDGDSDPDSDPLTVVRWTAPGNGAICFSSDTLLVYCPNAGFVGSDSFEYVISDGVREASATVSLEIVAPVPLFVDGFESGNTSAWSATVE; encoded by the coding sequence GAAGCGCCTCGCTACCGGCCGCGTGAGCCGTTGCCGAAGGAGGCGCTGCCGCTGTCCGCCATCCCGCAGCTTCCTCGAGCCGCCGACAGCGCCGCCTTGCAGTACCGCCTCGTCGTCAAGCTGAAGGACGAGGTCGAGGGCCGTGCCCGGGCCGGCAAGGTCGTTTCCTTGGCCGGCAGCCGTCTCGACCGCCTGGAGGCAGTGGCGGCGGAGCATCGCTTGGTCTTCTCGCCACTGCTGCGCACCGATCCCCAAAAGCTGCGCGACCTCGAACGGCGCGCCGCCGAGCGCACCGGTGTCGCCGCCGCCGATCTCTCGAGCCTGATGGTGGCCGAGCTTCCCGACGCCACACCGGGCAAGCTGCTCGCCGCCGGCAGGGCGCTGCTGGCGCTGCCGGAGATCGAAGTCGCGTCCCTGCAGCAGCTCTTCCCGCCGCCGCCGGCGGATCAGGCTCCCCCGACCCCGGATCACGTCCCCAACCAGACCTACCGCGGCCCGGATCCCGGCATCGACGCCGACTACGCGGCCTCGCAAGGAGCCACCGGTGCCGGCATTCGCCTCGCCGACTGCGAGTACGGCTGGACCCAGACCCACGAGGACCTCGAGGATCGCAATCTCAATCTCGAGGCCGGCCAGACCGTCGCGGCGGACGTCTTCACCAACGGCTGGGACCAGCACGGCACGGCGGTGGTCGGGATCACCTCCGGCGTCGACAACGCCTACGGCGTCACCGGCCTGGCGCCGGACGCCGAGGTCTACACCTATCCCGAGTGGACCGACGAAGAGGGCTTCCGGCGAACCACCGCGGTCACCAACGCCATCGCCGACTCGGCGGTGGGCGATGTCGTATTGCTCGAGATGCAGTCCGGCGGCGCCGGCGGCTTCGCGCCGGCCGAGTTCGACTTCGGCGTTTGGCTGGCGACCAAGACCGGAACCGATGCCGGCGTCATCGTGGTCGGCGCGGCCGGCAACGGCAATCAGGATCTCGACTCGGCGCCCTACGCCGCCTACCGCGCCCGCGGCCACAGCGGCGCCATCCTGGTCGGTGCCGGCAGCAACAACACCAACCACGACAAGCTCGGCTTTTCGACCTATGGCTCGCGCGTCGACGTCCAGGGCTGGGGCACCGGAGTCTTCACCCTCGGCTACGGCTCTTTTGCGAGCTACGGCGGCGACCACCCCAACCAAAGCTACACGGCGACCTTCAACGGCACCAGCTCGGCCTCGCCTTTCATCGCCTCGGCGGCGGCGATATTGCAGCAAGTGGCGGTGCAGGAGTACGGTGACCGGCTGTCACCCCAGGGCATGCGCAATCTGCTGGTGACCACCGGCATCCCGCAAGGTAGCGGCGGCAATATCGGACCCTTCCCGGACCTGCGGGCGGCGATCGACAACCTGACCGGCAACGGACCACCGACGGCGACGCCGGAGAGCTTCACCGGCACCAGCGACCAGAATCTCGACATCCCCTTTGCCGACCTCCTCGACGGCGACAGCGACCCGGACAGCGATCCGCTGACAGTGGTGCGCTGGACCGCTCCCGGCAACGGCGCGATCTGCTTCAGCTCGGACACCCTGCTGGTCTACTGTCCGAACGCGGGCTTCGTCGGCAGCGACAGCTTCGAGTACGTCATCAGCGACGGCGTGCGCGAGGCCTCGGCGACGGTCAGCCTCGAGATCGTGGCCCCGGTTCCGCTATTCGTGGACGGCTTCGAGAGCGGCAATACCAGCGCTTGGTCGGCGACCGTCGAGTAG